In the Silvanigrella aquatica genome, AAAAATGGGTGAATTAAGTTTAATGCATATTGAAGCTCAAAAATCTGAAATTGCAAAGCAGAATTTTTTAGCTACAATGAGTCATGAAATCAGAACACCCGTCAATGGTATCATTGGACATGCTGAACTATTAAGCGACACTGAAATAACTGAAGAGCAACAACGACTTTTAAGCATGATCACAATTAGCAGTAATAATTTAATGAAACTCATTAATGAAGTTCTTGATCTCCCTAATTTAATTTCTGGACATATCATATTAAGTAAGGAAAATATTTCTGTATCATCACTTGTCGAAAGCGTCATTGATGTCGTAAGTCCTAAAAGCTTTGAAAAAGGACTTGATCTCACCTATTTTATTGAGCCCTCCGTACCTATTGAATTCATCGGCGATCAAAAAAGAATAGGTCAAATATTGCTGAATTTATGTAATAATGCTCTTAAATTTACTCAAAAAGGAGAAGTTTTTATCGGCGTTACTCAAATTGATCAACCCGATGAAAATCACGCTGAATTATTATTTGAAGTAAAAGATACAGGAATAGGAATTCCGGCAACAAAAATAAAAATGCTATTTAAAGCATACTCCCAAACAGATGCCTCCATATCAAGAAAATTTGGAGGAACAGGACTCGGCCTTGCTATTTCTGCGCAACTCATAGAACTGATGAAAGGTCGCATTTGGGTTGAAAGTGTGATTGGAAAAGGAACAAGATTTTTATTCACTTTAAACTGTGAAATTCCTAAAGAACCCTCATCACATCAATTGGATGTCAGTCACTTTCAAGGGTTAAAATGTTTAGCTATTTCTGAAAATCCAACTATGAGATATATTTTAGGAAGACGCTTTAAACAGTGGAAAATGATCACAAAAATTGTTTCTAATTTTGAAGAAGCCCAAAACACAATTGGAATAGAAGAATTCCGAATATTAATTGTTGATATTGTAAGTGAAAGTAAAAAGGCTGCCTTATTTCTGAAAGTAAATTATATTAATCCTTCAGGAAGAATTCCTTCAATTGCTTTAATATCTTTGGGAAAAAATGCAACACCCGACCTGCATTTGATTGCAAATGAGACTATAACAAAACCTTTAAAGACAGAAATACTTGCCAAGACAATTACTAAAATAATTCGTCAAAAAGAAACCACTAAAAATGTTCCCTTAACAATTCAACCTCAAAATGAAATCCCTTCAAACGAATGGAATAAACTCATTCCACCTGAAGCTGCAAAAAAATTAAAAATACTAGTAGCGGAAGATAATCCTGTAAACCAAAAACTTATTAAAAGCGTTTTAATAAAAATGGGATTTACTCCTACGCTAGTTGAAAATGGAAAACTCGCTGTTGAAGAAGAACAAAAAGAAAAATTTGATCTTATTCTTATGGATTTACAAATGCCAGAAATGGATGGATTAAATGCAACAAAAAATATAATTATTAATTCAATTAATAGAAAGAGACCTCGGATTATTGCACTAACTGCTAATGCAATGCCTGGTGATAAAGAAAAATGTCTCGATGCTGGGATGGATGATTACATTTCAAAACCAATTCAATTTCAAATTTTATCCGAAAAAATATCACAATGGGTTCCTATTGAAAATATTCCATCTCAAATTCAAAATAATATAGAAGATAAAAATATGAATATTAAAAACACTGATCAAAATAAAACCGATAACTTAAAAATTCTTGTTGCAGAAGACAATCCTGTAAATCAAAAACTTATAATAAGTATATTAAAAAAACTAGGCTTCACAGCAACTCTTGTAGAAAATGGTGCTTTAGCATTTGAAGCAGCAACAAAAGAAAAATACGATATTATTATTATGGATCTTCAAATGCCCGTCATGGATGGATTAGAAGCAAGTCGTAACATAAAAGCAAGTGATAAAATAAATCCTAAACCCGCCATTATTGCTTTAACTGCAAATGCTATGGAAGGCGACAAAGAAAGATGCTTAGCGGCAGGAATGGATGATTACATGACAAAACCTATCCAAATCAAAATACTTGAAGAAAATATTAAAAAGTGGGGAACGAAATCGTGAGCTCATAAATTAAGGAATAGGAAATTAAAATGATATCGCAAGACTTTTTTTTATGGAAAATACCTTATTTTTTAATAAATAAGACTTTAATGATTAGTTTATTAATAATATCGATAACTACTATTATTTTTAATAAATATTATTTTAGCTACGAAATAATGTTAACAATATCTTGTATATCTGCCTGGATAATTACCATAACATATTTTTTATTTCGCCTAGTATACTTCAGTGGCATAAACCAATATTTATTTTACTCTAAATTAGCTGCTATTTTTGCCATACTTTGCTGGACAGACATAATCATTACAATAACTAATGAAGAAAACTTAATAAAAATTGCAACATACATTGAAAAAATACCTATGCTCATATTTTATTTATCCGTTCTAAAAAACAAGAAAAAATACAATATGAAAGTAGAAAGAATGGAACCCTGGATTGCTGCCATTTATTATTTAACTATTCCGATTATTCTGATATCAATTTATTCTGCGCTATTTTCTAATAGGACAGCAAATTTTATTGCCGAAATTATTTTATTATATATTTATATAATTGCTCTTTTTCATGCTTTTACGGTATCAATTTTTGAATATTGTCGTCTTGGAAAACTACAAGACGATATGGAAAAAAGAAACGTAGAAATTTTACATTTTGCAGAAAAATCTAAAGAATCTACAAGACTCAAAGGCGAATTTTTAGCAAATATGAGCCATGAATTAAGAACACCTTTAAATGGAATTCTTGGCTCAGCAAATCTTCTTATAGGTACGAAATTAAATCAGGAGCAAAGAAATTACTTAGAAATTCTAAGAATATGCGGAAATAATTTACTTGTCATTATTAATGAAATATTGGACTACTCAAAAATTGAGGCTAATAAATTAGAACTAGAGCATATTCCATTTGATATTAATACCTGCATTGAAAATGTTTTTGAGTTGTTAGCGCCAGCTGCAGCGGCACAAGAAACAGAGCTCATATACAATATTGATTATAATGTTCCACAACAAATTATTGGTGATTACACTCGCATTCAACAAGTGCTCACTCACTTAGTCGATAATGCTATTAAATTTACAAAACAAGGCTATGCATTAGTCAAAGTCACAGCAAATCTCAATACAAATAACAAATATATTTTAAAATTTGAAGTTAGGGATACAGGCAGCGGTATTTCTAAAAAAGATATTAGTAAATTATTTAAATCATTTTCTCAAATTGATGATTCTTCTACTCGAAAATATGGTGGAACAGGACTCGGGCTCAGTATTGCTAAAAAACTTACAGAACTCATGGGAGGAAATATTGGTGTAAAAAGTGATTTAGGAAAAGGTTCTATATTTAATTTTACGGTTATAACAGATCCATTTAAACCAGAGTATGTTAATGAAGAAAATGACAAATCATTACAGAATAAAAAAATTCAAATTAAAAGCAAAATTATATTTATTATTGAAAAAAATGATGCCTTACTAGAGTCTCTTCGCAATAGTTGTGAAGGATGGGAAATGGAAACATATACAGCGCGCAGTTTCGAAGAAGCCTTACAAATTCCTACACAAATGCCACCACATTTTGTACTTATGACTGCAGAGGATGCTAATTATGAAAAATTTATTCATGATCTTTCTGGAAAATATTTGGATCAACAAATCATTTTTATTGGAATGCTAAAAAATTCTAACTCATATTATTCGGATGAAAAAATAATACCAAAGGAATTTGATGCGGTTATTTATAAACCTGTTCGGTACTCTCAATTATTTGATTGTTTTATTGAGAACTCATCAGCAAACCAAAAAGGGAAAATACCAGGAATAAAAGCGCAACAAAAAAGTGTTGCAGAATTATTTCCCTTACGCATTTTAGTTGCAGAAGATAATGTGGTGAACCAAAAACTAATAACGAATATGCTTAAAAAGTTTGGATATTTATGTGACATTGTTGCAAATGGCAACGAAGTTATCGAAGCACTTACCCGAAATAGTTATGATATTATTTTAATGGATGTTCAAATGCCAGAACTTGATGGCATTGAATCTACAAAAAGAATTATTGCCAAATATCCAAAAAGTTCCACCCGACCGCACATTATTGCGATGACCGCACACGCACGGGGTGCCGAAGGTCAAATCTGTTTAGATGCTGGTATGGAAGGCTATATTGGAAAACCAATCGATATGAAAGAACTCAAGCAGGTGCTTGAGTTTTGGGGAAATAAAGCAAATAAAATGAAAACTTCTGCTTAATTTTGCAATCCCGGAGGAGGTGCAGGCAATCCGTATTCATAGTTTTTAGCACCTGGTTTAGCTCCCTTGGGAAGCTCGTCATCATCAGCAGAATTTAAATTAGATTCATAGGAATTGTCTAATTTTTCAGAAAAACTTGATAAGGGAACAGGGGTCACAGGACCATTTTGTTTTTGTGTTTTCTCATTTTCATTTTGTTCACTCACCCCAAGACTTATGACAGGAGTTTGCGGAGGTGGTACGGGATTATAAAATGCCACTCTTCTTTTTGGTATAAAAACACCGTCTGATAAAGAACCTGATAGATAAATTTTAAATAAACGTTGCCCCGTATCGGAGTAGTCGTTGGCATAAGGATTTTCAGGTTGTCCATTGGCATTTTCATCCTCTGGTTCTTGAGCGGATAAAGAGATTCCCGAATTAATGGGGACAACAACTTGAGATAAGCCTGAACCATAATCAAATGGAATGGAATGAATTTTTTTATCTGCTAAATACTTCCAATCCAATTTTTCTGCAAAATCTTGTCCCTTGATAATAGCATGAGCAATTTCTTCCCAAGCAGGAATAGCACCGCCCCCATAAACACGATATCCTTTTCTAACCATGGGTTCATTGCTGTCATAACCAATATAGGAAGCAATCGTATAAGCATTATCTGATGATAAAATATCACCTTTTGCAACCGGATAAGGTAAGAAACCAACATAGGTTCCGTTTTTGTAATCATTCGTTGTTCCGGTTTTTCCAAATACAGGAATTTTAATTTGTGCTAACAATAGTTGCTTATCAACATCTTCTTTTTCTGAGCGCAAAATCATACTCTTATTTAGGACGTAAGCCGTACCTCCGGTGACAGTACCACGTAATGTATTTAAAGTAGGGGCTGAATAAAAATTATCTGAAAATTGATATTCCTTTGCTTTTGCTTCCCAAAGTAAATTACCACTGGCATCTTCAATTCTTTTAATTAAAACCAATTGATTAGGTTGCACAGTATTAAAGTAACGATATGTCTTTCCTGTTAAAAATGTTTGATACATTAAGGCTAAATCAGCTAAAGTAACATCATTAGACCCTAATGGAAAAGATTGAACCCATTTTAAAGGCTGCTGCACTCCCATATCATTAACCATATTTGCCGCATAATACATACCTAGAGAATAACGAAAATCATCATTCCAATATAATCTTTCAATGGGTGGAGCATTTTGTATATCCTTCCATTTTTTTGCCAATTCCGAATTAATAGAATCAATTAATGATAAAGGAATAACGCCATCAAGCATCACATTTGAAGAATTTAACACACTCGAATTGCTTCTGATCAAAGTTAAAAGCGAATCTAAACTCAAAGGAGTGATATTCATTCCTTGCACTAAATTACTCGTAATATCAGGACGCCAAGGATTCTGAGATAAAAAGACTAAATTATCATCCTCTGTTTTAGCAAAAGATAAAAAGAAATCACGATCAAGTTCTGTCACGGGTGAACCAGAAACAATTTGATTTAAAGACTCAATAGCCTTTCTTGCTTGTGCTGCTGTCCGATTCCATCTTAATAAATTATTTCTTAATATATTTAGGCGAAGTTCTTTTTCTTTTGGCTGCAGTTCTTTATCATCATTTATAAATTGCTCTTCTTTTTCAAAGGTATTTCCATAATGAAGAGTTCTTAAAAAAACTTTTAATCTTGAATTTGCAATAATATTTAAATCGGAAAGCATATTTGATTTTATTTTTTCAAGAATACCACTTTTAAGGTAAATTTCATTATCTGGAGTAGCATTAAATTTATTTGCAATTAAAGCAAGACTTTGCTCATTTGATTTTCCATTGCCTGTAATATCTAAAAAATTTAGTAAATCAAGATATTGATCATAACTTAACTTGTCTAATAAATGTTTTAAAATCCAAATACTCGCTAAGTTTTCTGATTTTGCTCCTGCCCCTAAAATTGTTGTTTCCATACTCGTGATAGCATGATCGGGTCGCGGAAAATAAAATTTGCCTTGCCAAGTAAACACATCTCGAATATTCGATAAAGGATCGAGTACAGACCAGCCTAGTTGCTGAGCGGCATAATACACAGGTAATTTGAATGAAGAACCAGGCTGTCTTTCGGCAAAAATAGCGCGATTGTATTCACTAGAAGAAAAGCCACCCGCCATAGCAATAATTTTACCTTTATCCAATACAATAGCAGCACCTTGGACACGGGGACGCACTTCTAAATCACAAAACATTTGACCATCAGGTTTAATTTTATTGACACTCGTTAAAACATATTGACCTAAATGAATATTATTTAATAAGGATTCTAATGATTTCTTTTTGCCACGACGAAAAGCTTGATCCGTAATTAAGGCAACGCGATTAATAGCTTCGGTATCAATATTACATACAGGTATCCCAAAACTGATTTTAATATTTTCTTTGTCTGTTGTTTTATCAATAATCTCAACTTTTCCGACATAAAATGAATTTAATTCTGGCTTTTGAATATTAATAAAATTTGATTGTGGTTCCGCGCTAAAGCCATTTAAAATCATTTGAATGCGACTTAAGTTTTGACGAAGTCCATACTGTGCTGCATTTTGAATATCCTTTTCTAAAGTTGTAGTAATGCGAAGTCCCATAGTACCCACTTCATCAGCATTATTTGCTCCTATGGCAGATAATATTTCTGGTCTTATCAATTGCTTTGAAATAATTTGATTTACTGCCAATTCATTAAATTGAAAACGTCCCTGATTAAAGGGAATTTGCTCTTTTATAGCATCATCATATTGTTGTTTCGTTATTTTTTGAGTTTTTAACATTCTATCAAGCACATAATTTTTTCTAATAAAGGCTTCTTTTTTAGCTTTATCTTGCCCTGAAACCGAGGTTTTAGTGAAGGGATTATATTTTTCGGGACCTTTAACACTTCCTGCAATAAATGAAGATTCTACTAAGGAGAGATCTTCAACATTTTTATTAAAATAATATTTTGCAGCAACACCAACTCCTCTTCCATTTCCTGTCACATGAAATTGATTTAAATAAAATTCAAGAATTTGCTCTTTAGGATACATTTTTTCTAATTTAAAAGCATTTATCATTTCTTGAAATTTTGTATAGATATCAGTTTCCTTACGTCCATATAAATTTTTAACCGTTTGCTGCGTGATTGTGGAGGCACCTTGTCGGGTTCTAAAAATAATGTTATGTATTGCGGCTCGCAAAATTCCTTTGGGATCGATCCCAACATTGTTATAAAAATCTTCATCTTCAGCAGAAACAATAGCGTCTTTCATAGCTTGTGGAATTTGATCAATTGTAACATAAATACGATGCTCTTGGCCAAATAAACTTCCTAGTTGAGATTGCCCATCAGCATAATAGAGAACTGTTTCTTTTGATAAAATTTCTATAATTCTAGATTTTTCAAAATCGGAATAGTTTCCTGCGTAGACTTGCCAAGCCACATAACTAGCACCGATAAAAATAGGGAAACATGACAAAAAAATTAAAAACAAAAACAAAAAAATAATTTTTTTCATATGAACTCCAAAATCAAGCACTCTTATTCATGCCTTGCTTGCTTGATCAAAGCAACCTACTGTCATACAGAAAGCTAGTGTATGATAATTTTCCAGGCATACAAGAGGAGAAGCTGTGACATGATCCCTTCAGAACAATATTGGACATTTGACTTAAGCCCCTTTGTTTTTCAAGTAAAAAATTTAAACTTTAGTTGGGTCACAACTTGGTGGGGAATTTTATCACTCATCGTAATTTTTGGTGGAGGATTTTTTTTAATTTGGAATCAAATAAAAAAGTATAAGTATCAATTAGAAAAATCAAACTCCGAAAAAAACAATTCAATTCTATCAAAAAAAATCCATAATTTAGAGTTTATTCAGACTTCATTCCTATATTTCTTCGCTATTTTAGTTATTTTATATATTTTAAATATTATGAAAATAAATTGGGGTTTACGTTGGTATAGCACTATGTATTTAATAGGTTTTATTTCTGTTTACGTCGGATGCATGATATGGATCCGTAAAAAGACATTAATGTTAACAGAAAATATGCTTATGAATCTCATTACCTTAAGCATTATTGGGATGCTCGTAGGCGCACGATCAGCATATGTTTTTGTTTATAATTGGGACTATTATAAAACACACCCCTGGGAAGCGATTGCTACTTGGGAAGGAGGTCTGTCCTTTCATGGCGGCATTGTCGGTGTTTCCTTAGCAATGATGTATTACTGCTATAAAAATAAAATTCCTTTTTTCCATTTGACCGACAAGCTCGTTAGAATTATTCCCATTGGAATAGGTATGGGACGAATTGGTAATTTTTTAAATGGCGAATTATGGGGACGTCCCATCGAAAGTCATATTCCCTGGGGTATTATTTTTCCTGAGGGCGGAAATATCGCAAGACACCCTAGCCAAATATACCAAAGTTTAGCTGAAGGATGGGGTCTCTTTTTAACTCTTTATATTATTTCTCGCTGGAAACAAAAAGAAGGAACACTTTCAGCTTGTTTTATTATTTTTTATAGCTTGTATCGATTTATGGTTGAATACTTTAGAGCAGCAGATAAACAAATCAATTATTTTTATCTTTCAAATTTTTCTTGGAACCCACTCAATGCTTATCCCGATGTCCCTTGGTGGCAAGTTTTGACAATGGGGCAATTACTTTGTTTCTGTTTCCTTATTGCTGGTTGTATTTTTCTTTATTTTACTCGTAAAAATATTCTTGAATTTACACCCGAATGGTTAAAAAGAAACGATAACTTCTTTAAGCGAATAAATTTAGAAGTAGTTAAAAAATGATAACTTACAATCCGCCACAAGCGCCTCCGGAACAGTCTACATTGAGCATGCAGACATTCAATCCGGGAGATTTCAAACAAGATATCTACACTCTTCCCCTTGAAGGAGCTCTCGTCGGCGCCATATCTTATCTTTATACTCCTCGCTCTGTTTCCTTATGGCCATTTAATAGTGAAACAGCAGATGAAACTCCCAGACCTACAACTCTTCCCGCATCAATAATACTGCCTTTTGCCTTAGGAACAGCGGGGCTCGTTTTAGGAGGACTCACTTTAGCGAACGATGATTTTGCATTAGGAACACAGGTCAGAGGCTGGCTTCATGCTATTTTACTTACAGAATTGGCAACCTCAACGACTAAAGTTACATTTCAAAGAAAGAGACCCTTCTACGATTATAAAGAAAGTACCGAAGGTTCTACTTCAAATGATGATCGTTTTTCTTTCTTCAGCGGCCATGCTTCCCACGCCTTTTCCTTTGCCACATATTCCAGCGCACTTATGTTTGAATATTCTCGTTCCCCCTTATTAAGTTGGACTTATGCTACTGTCGCTTATGGAGCAGCCTCATGGGTCGCCTCCACGAGAGTAAAAGATCATGCCCATAACGCCAGTGACGTGATTGTAGGTGGTATAGTTGGTACCGCTATTGCAGCCGCCGTTTTTTATCGCGTAGAAGCAGTGCAAAAACAAAAAAAAGTAGCCTCTTCAAACCAAATCGAGTTGAAAGTCGTTCCATTTGCCTTTCATGATGAAACAAGCCAGCCTTGGTATGGCGCACATATTGAACTCAAAATCTAAAATATTTTTCTTATTTATATTTTAATTCTTTTATTTTCATATATTTTTATTATGATCTTAAATTGAGAGGATCTTTACCTTATGAAAATCTATAATTCTCCTTCCATTGGCGTGATTTGTTCTACTCAAAATGAAATACCCCTCCCATTTTTAAATCTTGCCTTTGAATTAGGACAATTTTTAAGTCAAAAGGGTTTTAAAATTAAAATTGCAGATCACAATTCGGGTATGGTACAACAATTATGCGAGGGAGTTTTCTCGAAAAATGGAAATATGAATTTCATGTCAACTCCCTACGAAAAAAATAGAACTACGGAGCTCATTCAGAAATCGGATTTATTTATTATACTTCCAGGAGGTTACGAGGTCTTAGAAAAATTAATTACCCTCATTAATTATAATAAAGAAACAAATCCGCCTAAACCAATTGTTGTTTTAGATTATATGAACTATTTTTCACCATTTTTAAATTGGCTGGAAGATATTGCAAATATAAATGCAATACAAAAACCTTCAGAAAGTTTTTGTATTGCAAGAATGATATCTGATCTTGAAAAAATACTAACATAAACAAGACAATGGGGAACAAATGTCTAAATTTAAAATTAAAAAATTTGTCTATTTATTCTTACTTTTTCAATCTTTTTTCTTAATAAAAAATATATATTGCCAAAACTCTGAAAACAAAATTACTCTTAAAAACACCTCAAATATTCAATTTGAAAAAAAATTTGAAAAAATTTTAAAAATAGCTTCAAAACAAAATCAATTTTCGGTACAATTTAAACAAGAAACTTATTCTGTACTCAGAGACAAAATCACAAAAGCGGAAGGTATTTTAAGCATTAAAAAGCCTGCTTCATTTCGCTTTGAAATAATTTCACCCCGCCAAGAAATTTATGTTTCCAATGAAAAATCTTTTTGGAAATATATCCCTGAATTAAAGCATGCTCAACATTTACAATCAAAATCAAATGAAATTGGCTTCGTAAACCTTTTGACAAATCTTTCGCAAATAAAAAAATATTATGAAATATCAGAATGGACAAATGAAGAAGCCGTTAAATTAAACCAGGACATAAATACCCCGCATGTAAAATCTGACACCCCACCACCACAAAATGACGAATATACCCTTTTGAAGCTAGTTCCTAAGGGAGACAAACAACAAAAAGTTTTATACGCTGTTATTCAGGTGAAGACAGGTTTCATACAAGAGCTACGCATCGTGCAGTTGAGTGGAAATCGCACAAGGCTTGAGTTTTCAAATTATTCACCTAAATCAATGTCAAATGATCTTTTTGATTTCATACCCCCGCAAGGAATTGCTGTGGATAATATATGATGGGAAGGAATGAATTACCTAGAGTCTATAAAATCAATTCTATCTTGGAAAGCCCTGCTTGACATTAGTCTTGTTGCATTTTTATTTTATCAAATCATAGCGCAACTAAAAGGAACAAGAGCAGCTCAAGTTCTTATTGGTATGCTTGTTATATTTATAACCTATGTGTTCTCAAGCATGCTACAGTTTGATACTTTGCATTGGATTATTAGTAAATTTTATTCTTCATTTATTATAGTCGTAATTGTTCTATTTCAAGATGATATACGAAGACTTCTAACTCGTTTTGGCAGAGGCCCCTTTTTCAGCGGTCTTGATGCTGTTTCGGGAGCTGCCATTATTGATGAAATTACAAATGCGGCAAAATCATTAAGCCATGAACGTATTGGAGCGCTCATTGTCTTCGAACGTTCAGTAGGATTGGACAAACTCTATGATCACAGCATCATGCTTGATGCTGTGATCACGGAACAGTTGCTAAGCAGCATTTTTCAATCTTTTTCTCCTTTACATGATGGTGCTGTTATCATTAAAAAAGATCGTATTAATTGTGCATCTGCACAATTACCGCTTTCAAAAAATCCTAGATTTTCCAAAAAAATGGGGACTCGTCATAGCGCTGCTGTAGGAATATCTGAAGAAACAGATGCTGTGGTTCTTGTTGTTAGCGAAGAAACGGGGAATATTTCAATCGCCTGGGAAGGAAATTTACAACGACAAAGCTCTATTGAAGCGGCTCGTAAAATGCTTTCTATTTTATTAATTCCTCGTGGTCAAAATTCAACACTAGTGAATTGGGTCGACAATTTTATTATATTTAATTATCATAAATTGATGAATAAATTAAAAAATGCTTTATTTAAAAATAAATTGCCTCAATTTGAAAATGAAAGAAAAAAATCATTTGATAAAACGGCTCCCTTGCATAAAAAAGTATCGTCTTTAGAGAGTTTCGCTCTTCAGCAAATAGAAAATGAAAATAGAATTGCATCAAATGTACCAAAAAATATTCATATTCGTTTTCCAAGAAGTTCCAAAATAAAAGATATAAAATCTTCAGATATTCAATTTATATCGAGCAATATATTAAATAAACATCAAAATTTATCAAACAGTAATCTTGACCCCTTAAGCTTAGAAGACAACTTAAATATGGATGAGAATTCAACTCAAGATGACTTCCCTAAAACCATGAATACCAGCGAAAAAAATAAAGCTTTGAAAGCCATTGTCGAAATTGCTCCCGAAGATCGCTTCGATCCCCCTATTCCGAAATCACCACCTCCCCGAGATATTTCCATTGGCGGAATTCCATTGGATCCCCCCATTGAAACCAAAAAAGAACCTGATGCTTTCGATAAAAACAATAAGGATGATAAAAAGTAATGGCTACAGGATCTCAAGAAAATACAACACTTGTTCGAGGATTATTTAAAACAATTACCAATAATTTTTGGTTAAAAGTTTTGTCATTGTTATTTTCTATTGTTATATTTTTTATTGTAAGAACAGACAAAGATTTAAGCTTCGAAAAAGTCGCTCGTATCAAACTTGTTACGTCACCCTCCATGGTTATTTTAGGAGCCAAAGAAAGAGCATTAGACGTTACAATTAAACAACAAAATTCTATATTTTCAATTTCACCCAGCGATTCCGAACTCACAGGAGAAATTGATATTATTAGTGAAACACCGGGAAGAGTACGCGTAAAAGTAGGTCGTGATAGTTTTCCTAATTTACCTAAGCAATATGCTATGGTAATTGAACGCCCCTATATTGATGTGGATATTGATAAACTGCAAGAAAAAATATTGCCCATTCAAGCCGTATTAAAAGGGGAGCCACATGCAGGATTAATGGTAGATCAAGTTAAAGTAACTCCTTCTCATATTAAAGTTTCAGGTGCGAGACAGCAATTAGCACGAACTCAAAATATATTTACACTTCCTATTATTATCGAAGGAATAAATAAAAATTTAATTACCGATGCTAATTTAGAGCTTGAAGAATCTTCCGCAATTAATGCAATTGAAAAAAGCGTTGTGGTTTCTATCACCCTAGGTCCTAAAAAATTCAATCGAACATTCCGTTCCGTCCCTATAGAAATTAAAAATATAAATAAAAAAACTCTTTCTAAAATTCAGTTACGCCCCCGCTCTATTGATGTTGAAGTTTCTGGACAAAGAGATATTCTAAATAAACTCGATCCCTCTGCCGTTCGGGTTTTCCTGGATGCATCAGGATTGAAACCAGGTTGGCAAGACAAACAACTTATATTAAAAATACCTGGAAATATTTCACTCGTAAAAATGCTTCCAGATACAATTTCAGTACATCTTAATCCTTAAAGGTTTTCATATGGCAAAATATTTTG is a window encoding:
- the cdaA gene encoding diadenylate cyclase CdaA, with protein sequence MNYLESIKSILSWKALLDISLVAFLFYQIIAQLKGTRAAQVLIGMLVIFITYVFSSMLQFDTLHWIISKFYSSFIIVVIVLFQDDIRRLLTRFGRGPFFSGLDAVSGAAIIDEITNAAKSLSHERIGALIVFERSVGLDKLYDHSIMLDAVITEQLLSSIFQSFSPLHDGAVIIKKDRINCASAQLPLSKNPRFSKKMGTRHSAAVGISEETDAVVLVVSEETGNISIAWEGNLQRQSSIEAARKMLSILLIPRGQNSTLVNWVDNFIIFNYHKLMNKLKNALFKNKLPQFENERKKSFDKTAPLHKKVSSLESFALQQIENENRIASNVPKNIHIRFPRSSKIKDIKSSDIQFISSNILNKHQNLSNSNLDPLSLEDNLNMDENSTQDDFPKTMNTSEKNKALKAIVEIAPEDRFDPPIPKSPPPRDISIGGIPLDPPIETKKEPDAFDKNNKDDKK
- a CDS encoding YbbR-like domain-containing protein, producing the protein MATGSQENTTLVRGLFKTITNNFWLKVLSLLFSIVIFFIVRTDKDLSFEKVARIKLVTSPSMVILGAKERALDVTIKQQNSIFSISPSDSELTGEIDIISETPGRVRVKVGRDSFPNLPKQYAMVIERPYIDVDIDKLQEKILPIQAVLKGEPHAGLMVDQVKVTPSHIKVSGARQQLARTQNIFTLPIIIEGINKNLITDANLELEESSAINAIEKSVVVSITLGPKKFNRTFRSVPIEIKNINKKTLSKIQLRPRSIDVEVSGQRDILNKLDPSAVRVFLDASGLKPGWQDKQLILKIPGNISLVKMLPDTISVHLNP